Proteins encoded in a region of the Pseudomonas viciae genome:
- a CDS encoding SfnB family sulfur acquisition oxidoreductase → MTFSQHVAVITSDEQALIVASDLAEDFKRDSALRDRERRLPHPELEAFSRSGLWGISVPKACGGAGVSNITLAKVIALIAQADGSLGQIPQNHFYALEVLRVNGTEAQKQRLYTEVLAGQRFGNALAELGTKTAHDRITQLRRDGEGYRINGRKFYATGAIYAQRIPTSVVDENGVQQLAFVPRHSKGLTVIDDWSGFGQRTTGSGSVVFEDVYVDAEDIVPFQSAFERPTPVGPLAQILHAAIDTGIARAAYEDALHFVRSKTRPWIDATSDVATEDPHTLKSFGQLSIRLHAAEALLERAGEFLDRAQADTDADTVAAASIAVAEARAISTEISLAAGSTLFELAGSQATLAEHGLDRHWRNARVHTLHDPVRWKYHAVGNFYLNDEKPPLRGTI, encoded by the coding sequence ATGACGTTTTCCCAACATGTCGCGGTGATCACCAGCGATGAACAAGCCCTGATCGTGGCCAGCGACCTGGCCGAAGATTTCAAGCGCGATAGCGCCCTGCGCGACCGCGAACGCCGCCTGCCGCACCCGGAGCTGGAGGCTTTTTCCCGTTCCGGCCTGTGGGGCATCAGCGTACCCAAGGCCTGCGGCGGCGCGGGCGTTTCCAACATCACCCTGGCCAAGGTCATTGCGCTGATTGCTCAGGCCGACGGCTCTCTGGGGCAAATTCCGCAAAATCACTTCTACGCCCTGGAAGTGCTGCGGGTAAACGGCACTGAAGCGCAAAAACAACGCCTGTACACCGAAGTGCTCGCCGGCCAGCGTTTTGGTAACGCCCTGGCCGAGCTTGGCACCAAGACCGCCCATGACCGCATCACCCAACTGCGCCGCGACGGCGAGGGTTATCGCATCAACGGCCGCAAGTTCTACGCCACCGGCGCGATCTACGCCCAGCGCATTCCCACGTCGGTGGTGGATGAAAACGGTGTGCAGCAACTGGCGTTCGTCCCTCGCCACAGTAAGGGCCTGACAGTGATCGACGACTGGAGCGGTTTCGGCCAGCGCACCACCGGCAGCGGTTCGGTGGTGTTCGAAGATGTCTATGTCGACGCCGAAGACATCGTGCCCTTCCAGAGCGCCTTCGAGCGACCGACGCCGGTGGGGCCACTGGCGCAGATTCTCCACGCCGCGATCGACACCGGCATCGCTCGCGCCGCCTATGAAGACGCCCTGCACTTTGTTCGTAGCAAAACCCGGCCATGGATCGATGCCACCAGCGATGTCGCCACCGAAGACCCGCACACCCTCAAGAGTTTCGGCCAGTTGAGCATCCGCCTGCACGCCGCCGAAGCCCTGCTGGAGCGTGCCGGTGAGTTCCTTGACCGGGCCCAGGCCGACACCGATGCCGACACGGTCGCCGCTGCCTCGATTGCCGTGGCCGAAGCCCGCGCCATCAGCACCGAAATTTCCCTGGCCGCCGGCAGCACGCTGTTCGAATTGGCCGGCAGCCAGGCGACCCTGGCCGAACATGGGTTGGACCGCCACTGGCGCAACGCCCGGGTGCACACCCTGCACGACCCGGTGCGCTGGAAGTACCACGCCGTCGGCAACTTCTACCTCAACGATGAAAAGCCGCCGCTGCGGGGGACCATTTGA
- the tcyJ gene encoding cystine ABC transporter substrate-binding protein, whose protein sequence is MNFSALRRNLLVGSLGLALSAGLLGQAVAGEQLQKIKDAGVINVGLEGTYPPFSFVDADGKLAGFEVEFSEALAKELGVKVKLQPTKWDGILAALESKRLDAVVNQVTISEERKKKYDFSTPYTVSGIQALTLTKNKDTIKTAADLAGKKVGVGLGTNYEQWVKANVPGADVRTYEDDPTKFQDLRVGRIDAILIDRLAALEYAKKAKDTSAAGEAFSRQEAGIALRKGEPELLDAVNKAIDKLRADGTLKKLSEKYFSADVTQ, encoded by the coding sequence ATGAATTTCTCCGCATTACGTCGCAACCTGTTGGTGGGTTCGCTGGGCCTGGCTTTGAGCGCCGGCCTGTTGGGGCAGGCAGTTGCCGGTGAGCAGCTGCAAAAAATCAAGGACGCAGGCGTGATCAACGTCGGCCTGGAAGGCACGTACCCACCGTTCAGCTTCGTCGACGCCGACGGCAAGCTGGCCGGTTTCGAAGTGGAGTTTTCCGAAGCCCTGGCCAAAGAGCTGGGCGTGAAGGTCAAGCTGCAGCCGACCAAATGGGACGGCATCCTCGCGGCGCTGGAGTCCAAGCGTCTCGACGCGGTGGTCAACCAGGTGACCATCTCCGAAGAGCGCAAGAAAAAATATGACTTCTCCACGCCGTATACCGTTTCCGGGATCCAGGCACTGACCCTGACCAAGAATAAAGACACCATCAAGACCGCCGCTGACCTGGCTGGCAAGAAAGTCGGCGTAGGCCTGGGCACCAACTACGAACAATGGGTAAAAGCCAACGTACCCGGCGCTGACGTGCGTACCTACGAAGATGATCCGACCAAGTTCCAGGACCTGCGCGTTGGCCGTATCGACGCCATTCTGATCGACCGCCTCGCCGCGCTCGAATATGCCAAAAAAGCCAAGGACACTTCCGCCGCAGGCGAAGCGTTCTCCCGCCAGGAAGCCGGCATTGCCCTGCGCAAAGGCGAGCCTGAACTGCTGGACGCGGTGAACAAGGCCATCGACAAACTTCGCGCCGACGGCACGCTGAAAAAGCTATCGGAAAAATACTTCAGCGCTGACGTCACCCAATAA
- a CDS encoding LysR family transcriptional regulator, producing the protein MDQVKAMKVFVRIYERSSFTLAAEDLNLPRATLTYTLNQFEAWLGVRLLERSTRKVRPTLDGEAYYPRCVQLLAELEEAELAFRSVAPKGRLRVDMHGTLARHFVIPALPQFMARYPDIELSISEADRFVDLIAEGVDCVLRAGTLGDSSLIGRRVANLRQITCASPAYLRQYGEPKSLDDLSRHRAVNYVSRTTAKLYPFEFMVDGELKEVAIDGALSVFGAEIYSASAIAGLGLIQCPYYRMETQIQQGLIQEILTATPPPSMPISVLYPHNRHLSPRVRVFVDWLAEVFAQAR; encoded by the coding sequence ATGGATCAAGTCAAAGCTATGAAGGTGTTTGTGCGCATCTACGAGCGCAGCAGCTTCACCCTGGCCGCCGAGGACCTGAACCTGCCCCGTGCGACGCTGACTTATACCCTTAATCAATTCGAAGCCTGGCTAGGCGTACGTTTGCTGGAGCGCAGCACCCGCAAAGTACGACCGACCCTCGATGGCGAGGCGTATTACCCGCGTTGCGTGCAGTTGCTGGCGGAACTTGAAGAAGCCGAACTGGCATTTCGCAGCGTGGCACCCAAGGGACGGTTGCGGGTAGACATGCATGGCACGCTGGCCCGGCACTTCGTGATTCCGGCCCTGCCGCAGTTCATGGCGCGTTACCCGGACATTGAACTGTCCATCAGCGAGGCCGATCGGTTTGTCGACCTGATCGCCGAAGGGGTCGATTGTGTGTTGCGCGCTGGCACGCTGGGGGATTCGTCGCTGATTGGCCGCCGTGTCGCCAACCTGCGGCAGATCACCTGCGCCAGTCCAGCCTACCTGCGCCAATATGGCGAACCGAAAAGCCTCGATGACCTGAGCCGGCACCGGGCGGTGAACTACGTCTCGCGCACCACCGCCAAACTGTATCCGTTCGAATTCATGGTTGACGGCGAGCTCAAGGAGGTCGCAATCGACGGCGCGCTCTCAGTGTTCGGCGCTGAAATCTACTCCGCCTCGGCCATCGCTGGCCTGGGCCTGATCCAATGTCCGTATTACCGGATGGAAACGCAGATCCAGCAAGGCCTGATCCAGGAAATCCTCACCGCCACTCCACCACCGTCCATGCCGATCTCGGTGCTCTACCCCCACAACCGCCACCTGTCGCCACGGGTGCGGGTGTTTGTGGATTGGTTGGCTGAGGTGTTTGCGCAGGCACGATGA
- a CDS encoding SfnB family sulfur acquisition oxidoreductase: MSDLAQAKVQSDLDVAPLLLPAQVLRNDTEAIKAAHDLAQVARQQAARRDQQRKLPWSEIEQFTRSGLGSIAIPRQYGGPQVSFVTIADVFAIISAADPALGQIPQNQFGVLQLILGTGTERQKKILFQSVLEGWRIGNAGPERGVRNTLELKARISADGDGFVVSGQKFYSTGALFAHWVAVKALNDQGRQVLAFVRRGTPGLRIVDDWSGFGQRTTASGTVLLNNVRVDAELVLDNWRINETPNVQGAISQLIQAAIDAGIARGAIDDAITFVRERARPWIDAKVERASDDLYVIADIGKMKIELHAAEALLRKAGQVLDQVSAAPITAQSAARASIAVAEAKVLTTEIALQASEKLFELAGSRATLAEFNLDRHWRNARVHTLHDPVRWKYHAVGAYHLNGTLPARHSWI; encoded by the coding sequence ATGTCTGATCTGGCGCAAGCAAAGGTCCAGAGCGACCTGGACGTCGCACCCCTGTTGCTACCCGCGCAGGTGCTGCGCAACGATACCGAGGCCATCAAGGCCGCCCATGACCTGGCACAGGTCGCCCGTCAACAGGCGGCGCGGCGCGATCAACAGCGCAAGCTGCCTTGGTCAGAGATTGAGCAATTTACCCGCAGCGGACTGGGCAGCATCGCCATCCCCCGCCAATACGGCGGCCCCCAGGTTTCGTTCGTCACTATCGCCGACGTGTTCGCGATCATTTCCGCCGCCGACCCGGCCCTGGGGCAAATTCCGCAGAACCAGTTCGGCGTGCTCCAGCTGATTCTTGGCACGGGCACCGAACGGCAGAAAAAAATCCTTTTCCAGAGCGTGCTCGAAGGCTGGCGCATCGGCAATGCCGGGCCGGAACGCGGCGTTCGAAATACCCTTGAACTCAAGGCGCGGATCAGCGCTGACGGTGACGGTTTTGTCGTCAGCGGTCAGAAGTTCTATTCCACCGGCGCGCTGTTTGCCCACTGGGTGGCCGTCAAGGCGCTGAATGACCAAGGCCGGCAAGTGTTGGCATTCGTTCGGCGCGGCACGCCGGGCCTGCGGATCGTTGACGATTGGTCGGGTTTCGGCCAGCGCACCACGGCCAGCGGCACCGTGCTGCTGAACAACGTCCGGGTCGACGCCGAACTGGTGCTGGACAACTGGCGCATCAACGAAACGCCGAACGTGCAGGGCGCGATTTCACAACTGATCCAGGCCGCCATTGATGCGGGTATTGCCCGTGGCGCCATCGACGATGCGATCACCTTCGTTCGCGAACGGGCCCGGCCCTGGATCGATGCCAAGGTCGAGCGGGCCAGCGACGACCTCTATGTGATCGCCGACATCGGCAAGATGAAAATAGAACTGCATGCCGCCGAGGCGCTGCTGCGCAAAGCCGGGCAGGTATTGGATCAGGTCAGTGCCGCGCCCATCACCGCGCAATCCGCCGCCCGCGCCTCGATTGCCGTGGCCGAGGCCAAGGTGCTCACCACCGAGATCGCCCTGCAAGCCAGTGAAAAGCTGTTCGAGCTGGCCGGCAGCCGCGCCACCCTCGCCGAATTCAATCTCGATCGCCACTGGCGCAACGCACGGGTCCACACCCTGCACGACCCGGTTCGCTGGAAATATCACGCGGTAGGCGCCTACCACCTGAACGGCACCTTGCCGGCCCGGCATTCCTGGATCTGA
- a CDS encoding D-cysteine desulfhydrase has translation MINQQLARFNRLDLLGHPTPLEKLDRLSTWLGRDIYIKRDDLTPLALGGNKLRKLEYLAADALAQGADTLITAGAIQSNHVRQTAALAAKLGLGCVALLENPIGTEDSNYLGNGNRLLLELFDAKVELVENLDNADDQLQALAGRLRSNGKKPYLVPIGGSNALGALGYVRAGLELAEQIKDTGLDFAAVVLASGSAGTHSGLALALSETLPELPVIGVTVSRSEEDQFPKVQGLAERTAQLLDVALPAAFKVNLWDEYFAPRYGEPNAGTLAAVKLLASQEGLLLDPVYTGKAMAGLLDGIGRDRFDEGPIIFLHTGGAPALFAYDAAFQA, from the coding sequence ATGATCAATCAACAGTTGGCGCGTTTTAATCGTCTCGACCTGCTCGGCCACCCGACACCCCTGGAAAAGCTCGACCGCCTCTCCACCTGGCTCGGGCGCGACATCTATATCAAGCGCGACGACCTGACGCCCCTGGCGCTGGGCGGCAACAAACTGCGCAAACTCGAATACCTGGCTGCCGACGCCCTGGCCCAGGGCGCCGACACCCTCATCACCGCCGGCGCGATCCAGTCCAATCATGTACGCCAGACCGCTGCCCTGGCGGCAAAGCTGGGCCTGGGTTGCGTGGCTTTGCTGGAAAACCCCATCGGCACCGAGGACAGCAATTACCTGGGTAACGGCAACCGGCTGCTGCTGGAACTGTTCGACGCCAAGGTCGAACTGGTCGAAAACCTGGACAACGCCGACGACCAACTGCAAGCCCTCGCCGGTCGCCTGCGCAGCAACGGGAAAAAGCCCTACCTGGTGCCGATTGGCGGTTCGAACGCCTTGGGCGCGCTGGGCTATGTACGTGCCGGCCTGGAATTGGCCGAGCAGATCAAGGACACCGGTCTCGATTTCGCCGCTGTGGTGCTGGCCTCGGGCAGTGCCGGCACCCACAGCGGCCTGGCGCTGGCCCTGAGTGAAACGCTGCCGGAGCTTCCCGTCATCGGCGTTACGGTTTCGCGCAGCGAGGAAGACCAGTTTCCGAAGGTCCAGGGCTTGGCCGAACGTACCGCGCAACTGTTGGATGTTGCCCTTCCAGCCGCCTTCAAGGTGAACCTGTGGGACGAATATTTCGCCCCCCGGTATGGCGAACCGAACGCCGGGACACTGGCGGCGGTCAAGCTGCTGGCGAGCCAGGAAGGCCTGCTGCTGGATCCGGTCTACACCGGCAAGGCCATGGCCGGCCTGCTCGACGGCATTGGCCGCGACCGCTTCGACGAAGGCCCGATCATCTTCCTGCACACCGGTGGCGCGCCGGCGTTGTTCGCCTATGACGCGGCGTTCCAGGCTTAG
- the tcyN gene encoding L-cystine ABC transporter ATP-binding protein TcyN, translating to MIVVEKLTKQFKGQVVLNGIDLKIEEGEVVAIIGPSGSGKTTFLRCLNFLEEPSSGRIKVGDIEIDGSRPLNQQQNLVRRLRQQVGFVFQNFNLFPHRTALENVIEGPLVVKKTPRAEAEALGRKLLTKVGLSGKEDAYPRRLSGGQQQRVAIARALAMEPAVILFDEPTSALDPELVGEVLATIRGLAEEKRTMVIVTHEMGFARDVANRVVFFDKGVIVEQGEAKALFAAPKEERTRQFLSKFLSAGHSTQ from the coding sequence ATGATTGTCGTGGAAAAACTGACAAAGCAGTTCAAGGGTCAGGTAGTGCTCAACGGCATCGACCTGAAGATCGAAGAAGGCGAAGTGGTCGCGATCATCGGCCCCAGCGGCTCGGGCAAGACCACCTTCCTGCGCTGCCTGAACTTCCTCGAAGAACCCAGCAGCGGCCGGATCAAGGTCGGCGACATCGAGATCGATGGCAGCCGCCCATTGAACCAGCAGCAGAACCTGGTGCGGCGTTTGCGCCAGCAGGTGGGTTTTGTGTTCCAGAACTTCAATCTGTTCCCCCATCGCACCGCGCTGGAGAACGTGATCGAAGGTCCGCTGGTGGTGAAAAAGACGCCGCGCGCCGAAGCCGAAGCCCTGGGCCGCAAGCTGTTGACCAAGGTCGGCCTGTCGGGCAAGGAGGACGCCTACCCGCGACGCCTCTCCGGCGGCCAGCAACAGCGTGTGGCGATTGCCCGGGCGTTGGCGATGGAGCCGGCGGTGATCCTGTTCGACGAGCCGACCTCGGCCCTGGACCCGGAACTGGTGGGCGAAGTACTGGCAACCATTCGCGGCCTGGCCGAAGAAAAACGTACCATGGTCATCGTCACCCACGAAATGGGCTTCGCCCGGGACGTGGCAAACCGCGTGGTGTTTTTCGACAAAGGCGTGATCGTCGAACAAGGTGAAGCCAAGGCTTTGTTTGCAGCCCCTAAGGAAGAACGCACTCGGCAGTTTCTCAGCAAGTTCCTCTCAGCCGGACACAGCACCCAGTAA
- a CDS encoding SDR family oxidoreductase has product MTTQTAKVAIVTGASRGIGAEIAKQLASEGFAVVINYANSASEASKLVVQLRQAGHQAIAIKADVSSAVDVRRMFDETEALLGKVDVLINNAGILQVMPLAQHSDELFDQTFAINTRGTFNTLREAATRLNDGGRIVNFSSSTVGLNLPGYSVYIASKAAVESLTQVFAKELRGRQITVNAVAPGPVATELFMHGKSEEQIQNYAKMPPLERLGQPQDIASIIAFLVSPAAGWVNGQILRANGGLV; this is encoded by the coding sequence ATGACGACTCAAACAGCCAAAGTTGCCATCGTAACCGGCGCCTCTCGCGGCATCGGTGCCGAAATCGCCAAGCAACTGGCCAGCGAAGGTTTTGCCGTCGTAATCAACTACGCCAACAGCGCCAGCGAAGCCTCGAAACTGGTGGTGCAATTGCGCCAGGCCGGTCACCAAGCCATAGCGATCAAGGCGGATGTGTCCTCTGCCGTCGATGTCCGGCGGATGTTCGATGAAACCGAAGCGCTACTGGGCAAGGTCGATGTGTTGATCAACAACGCCGGCATCCTCCAGGTCATGCCCCTGGCGCAGCACAGCGACGAGCTGTTCGACCAGACGTTCGCCATTAACACCCGTGGCACCTTCAACACCCTGCGCGAAGCCGCAACGCGCCTGAACGACGGTGGCCGGATCGTGAATTTTTCCAGCAGCACCGTGGGCCTGAACCTGCCCGGCTACTCGGTGTACATCGCCAGTAAAGCCGCGGTGGAATCCCTGACCCAGGTATTCGCCAAGGAACTGCGTGGCCGCCAGATCACTGTCAATGCCGTGGCCCCCGGCCCGGTCGCGACCGAACTGTTCATGCATGGCAAAAGTGAAGAGCAGATCCAGAACTACGCCAAAATGCCGCCCCTGGAACGCCTCGGCCAGCCCCAAGACATCGCCAGCATCATCGCTTTCCTAGTGAGCCCCGCCGCCGGCTGGGTGAACGGGCAGATCCTGCGGGCCAACGGCGGGCTGGTCTGA
- the tcyL gene encoding cystine ABC transporter permease — translation MEEAFQLALDSAPFLLKGAYYTVILSLGGMFFGLLLGFGLALMRLSRFKLVSWIARIYVSFFRGTPLLVQLFVIYYGLPQLGVELDPLPAALIGFSLNMAAYACEILRAAISSIERGQWEAAASIGMTRAQTLRRAILPQAARTALPPLGNSFISLVKDTALAATIQVPELFRQAQLITARTFEIFTMYLAAALIYWILASVLSHLQNVLEARVNRHDQES, via the coding sequence ATGGAAGAGGCTTTCCAACTCGCACTGGACTCCGCGCCCTTCCTGCTCAAGGGCGCGTACTACACGGTCATCCTCAGCCTGGGCGGCATGTTCTTCGGCTTGCTGCTGGGGTTCGGCCTGGCGCTGATGCGCCTGTCGCGCTTCAAACTGGTGAGCTGGATCGCCCGCATCTACGTGTCGTTCTTTCGCGGCACGCCGTTGCTGGTGCAGTTGTTCGTGATCTACTACGGGTTGCCGCAACTGGGTGTCGAACTGGATCCGCTGCCGGCGGCCCTGATCGGTTTCTCGCTGAACATGGCCGCCTATGCGTGTGAAATCCTGCGGGCCGCCATCAGCTCCATCGAGCGCGGCCAGTGGGAAGCGGCGGCGAGCATCGGCATGACCCGCGCCCAGACCCTGCGTCGGGCCATCCTGCCACAAGCAGCCCGCACCGCCCTGCCACCGCTGGGCAACAGCTTCATTTCCCTGGTCAAGGACACCGCGTTGGCGGCGACCATCCAGGTACCGGAGCTGTTCCGCCAGGCGCAGTTGATCACCGCGCGAACCTTCGAAATCTTCACCATGTACCTTGCCGCCGCGCTGATCTATTGGATTCTGGCAAGCGTGCTCTCACACCTGCAGAACGTCCTGGAAGCCCGGGTCAATCGGCATGACCAGGAGTCCTGA
- the betT gene encoding choline transporter BetT, translated as MNPPVFYFAATFILLFGLVVIAVPEQAGAWLLAAQNWAANTVGWYYMLAMTLYLVFVVVTALSGYGKIKLGADHDEPEFSYLSWAGMLFAAGISITLFFFCVSEPLTHMVQPPQGEAGTADAARQAMQILFLHWGLHGWGVFAFVGMALAYFAYRHNLPLALRSALYPLIGKRINGPIGYAVDGFGIIATVFGLGADMGFGVLHLNSGLDYLFGIAHTQWIQVGLIVLMMGAAILVAVAGVDKGVRVMSDINMLLACALLLFVLFAGPTQHLLNTLIQNIGDYLGALPMKSFDLYAYNKPSDWLGGWTVFYWAWWIAWSPFVGLFIARISRGRTIREFVFGVLLIPLGFTLAWMSIFGNSAIDQVLNHGMSALGMSALENPSMSLYLLLETYPWSKTVIAVTVFISFVFFVTSADSGTVVLSTLSAKGGNPDEDGPKWLRVFWGAMTALVTSALLFSGSIDALKSAVVLTSLPFSLILLLMMWGLHKAFYLESQKQIAQLHSLAPVSGARRGTGGWRQRLSQAVHFPSRDEVYRFLDATVRPAIEEVKAVFAEKGLTVMTQPDPANDSVSLEIGHGEQHPFIYQVQMRGYFTPSFARGGMGSKELNNRRYYRAEVHLSEGSQDYDLVGYTKEQVINDILDQYERHMQFLHLVR; from the coding sequence ATGAATCCGCCGGTGTTTTACTTCGCCGCGACCTTCATTCTGCTATTCGGCCTGGTGGTTATTGCTGTGCCGGAGCAGGCCGGCGCCTGGCTGTTGGCGGCGCAGAACTGGGCGGCCAATACGGTCGGCTGGTATTACATGTTGGCGATGACCCTGTATCTGGTCTTCGTGGTGGTCACCGCCTTGTCCGGCTACGGCAAGATCAAGCTCGGTGCCGACCACGACGAACCCGAATTCAGTTACCTGTCCTGGGCCGGCATGCTCTTCGCCGCCGGGATCAGCATCACGCTGTTTTTCTTTTGCGTCTCCGAGCCGCTGACCCACATGGTGCAGCCGCCTCAGGGCGAGGCCGGTACCGCGGACGCGGCGCGCCAGGCCATGCAGATTCTGTTTCTGCACTGGGGCCTGCACGGCTGGGGGGTATTTGCTTTTGTCGGCATGGCCCTGGCGTATTTTGCCTATCGGCACAATCTGCCGCTGGCTCTGCGTTCGGCGCTGTACCCACTGATCGGCAAACGCATCAACGGTCCCATCGGCTATGCGGTGGACGGCTTCGGCATCATCGCCACCGTGTTCGGCCTCGGCGCGGATATGGGCTTTGGGGTATTGCACCTCAACTCCGGGCTCGATTACCTGTTTGGCATCGCCCACACCCAATGGATTCAAGTCGGCCTGATCGTGTTGATGATGGGCGCGGCGATTCTCGTGGCGGTGGCCGGCGTCGACAAGGGCGTGCGGGTCATGTCCGACATCAACATGTTGCTGGCCTGCGCGCTGCTGCTGTTTGTGTTGTTCGCCGGGCCCACCCAGCATTTGCTCAACACCTTGATCCAGAACATCGGCGATTACCTTGGCGCCTTGCCGATGAAGAGTTTCGATCTGTACGCCTACAACAAACCCAGTGACTGGCTCGGCGGTTGGACGGTGTTCTACTGGGCTTGGTGGATCGCGTGGTCGCCGTTCGTGGGGTTGTTCATCGCTCGGATTTCCCGTGGCCGCACCATCCGCGAATTCGTGTTTGGCGTGTTGCTGATTCCCCTGGGGTTCACCCTGGCGTGGATGTCGATCTTCGGCAACAGCGCCATCGACCAGGTGCTGAACCACGGCATGAGCGCCCTGGGCATGTCGGCCCTGGAAAACCCATCGATGAGCCTGTACTTGTTGCTGGAAACCTACCCGTGGAGCAAGACCGTCATCGCGGTCACGGTGTTCATCAGCTTCGTGTTCTTCGTTACGTCCGCCGACTCCGGCACCGTGGTGCTTTCGACGCTGTCGGCCAAGGGCGGCAACCCCGATGAAGACGGGCCGAAATGGCTGCGGGTGTTCTGGGGCGCGATGACCGCCCTGGTGACCAGCGCGTTGCTGTTCTCCGGCAGCATCGATGCCTTGAAGTCGGCGGTGGTGCTGACGTCGTTGCCGTTCTCGCTGATTCTGTTGCTGATGATGTGGGGCCTGCACAAGGCGTTCTACCTGGAATCCCAGAAGCAGATCGCGCAACTGCACTCCCTGGCACCGGTGTCGGGTGCACGCCGGGGCACGGGCGGCTGGCGCCAGCGCTTGAGCCAGGCGGTGCATTTTCCGTCCCGCGACGAGGTGTACCGTTTCCTCGACGCCACGGTGCGCCCGGCCATCGAAGAAGTGAAGGCGGTGTTCGCCGAGAAGGGCCTGACGGTGATGACCCAGCCAGACCCGGCCAACGACAGCGTCAGCCTGGAGATCGGCCACGGCGAGCAGCATCCGTTCATCTATCAGGTGCAGATGCGTGGCTACTTCACGCCGTCCTTCGCCCGAGGTGGCATGGGTTCCAAGGAACTCAACAACCGACGTTACTACCGTGCCGAAGTGCACCTGAGCGAAGGCAGCCAGGATTACGACCTGGTGGGCTATACCAAGGAGCAGGTCATCAACGACATCCTCGACCAGTACGAGCGGCACATGCAGTTCCTGCATCTGGTGCGCTGA
- a CDS encoding LLM class flavin-dependent oxidoreductase — MAHGKKKILLNAFNMNCVGHINHGLWTHPQDTSTQYNTIEYWTGLAQLLERGLFDGLFIADIVGVYDVYQQSVDVTLKESIQLPVNDPLLLVSAMAAVTKNLGFGLTANLTYEPPYLFARRMSTLDHLSRGRVGWNIVTGYLDSAAKAMGLTAQVEHDRRYDQADEYLQVLYKLWEGSWENDAVLNDRQRRIYAQPQKVHKVRHQGEFYQVEGYHLCEPSPQRTPVLFQAGSSERGLLFAGRHAECVFISGQNKPATKVQVDKVRASAVEAGRNPEDIKVFMGLNVIVGETEAAAWAKHAEYLGYASAEAGVAHFSASTGIDFSQYELDEPIQYVKSNAIQSATKTLQNNDWTRRKLLEQHALGGRYITVEGSPEQVADELESWIAETGLDGFNLTRIVTPQSYVDFIELVIPELQRRGSYKTEYDNGSLREKLFQAGAHLPGQHTGSTYRHCSLATKACDSLNQ, encoded by the coding sequence ATGGCCCACGGCAAGAAAAAAATCCTGCTCAACGCGTTCAACATGAACTGCGTCGGGCACATCAATCACGGCTTGTGGACCCACCCCCAGGACACATCGACCCAGTACAACACCATTGAATACTGGACCGGGCTGGCGCAGCTGCTTGAGCGCGGACTGTTCGACGGGCTGTTCATCGCCGATATCGTCGGGGTCTACGACGTGTACCAGCAGTCGGTGGACGTCACACTGAAGGAGTCGATCCAACTGCCGGTCAACGACCCGTTGCTGCTGGTCTCGGCCATGGCCGCCGTGACGAAAAACCTCGGCTTCGGCCTCACCGCCAACCTGACCTACGAACCGCCGTACCTGTTCGCCCGACGCATGAGCACCCTCGACCACCTGAGTCGCGGCCGGGTCGGCTGGAACATCGTCACCGGCTACCTGGACAGCGCCGCCAAAGCCATGGGCCTGACCGCGCAAGTCGAACATGACCGCCGCTATGACCAGGCCGACGAGTACCTGCAAGTGCTCTACAAACTCTGGGAAGGCAGCTGGGAAAACGACGCGGTGCTCAACGACCGCCAGCGGCGGATTTATGCCCAGCCGCAGAAGGTGCACAAGGTCCGGCACCAGGGCGAGTTCTATCAGGTCGAGGGCTATCACCTGTGTGAACCGTCGCCCCAACGCACGCCAGTGTTGTTCCAGGCAGGCAGTTCGGAGCGTGGCTTGCTGTTTGCCGGACGGCATGCCGAGTGCGTATTCATCAGCGGCCAGAACAAACCGGCGACCAAGGTCCAGGTGGACAAGGTTCGCGCCAGCGCCGTCGAGGCCGGGCGCAACCCCGAGGACATCAAGGTGTTCATGGGCCTGAACGTGATCGTCGGCGAGACCGAAGCGGCCGCCTGGGCCAAGCATGCCGAGTACCTGGGCTACGCCAGTGCCGAGGCCGGGGTGGCACATTTTTCCGCGTCGACGGGCATCGATTTTTCCCAGTACGAACTGGACGAGCCGATCCAATACGTGAAGAGCAACGCCATCCAGTCAGCCACCAAAACCCTGCAGAACAACGATTGGACCCGGCGCAAATTATTGGAGCAACACGCCCTCGGTGGTCGCTACATCACCGTGGAGGGTTCACCCGAGCAGGTGGCCGATGAGCTGGAGTCGTGGATCGCCGAAACCGGCCTGGATGGCTTCAACCTGACCCGCATCGTCACGCCACAAAGCTATGTGGACTTCATCGAGCTGGTGATTCCCGAGTTACAGCGACGCGGTTCGTACAAGACCGAATACGACAACGGCAGTCTGCGTGAAAAGCTGTTTCAGGCAGGGGCCCATCTACCTGGACAACACACCGGCTCAACCTACCGACACTGCTCCCTCGCCACAAAGGCATGCGATTCACTTAATCAATGA